A single genomic interval of Arthrobacter globiformis harbors:
- a CDS encoding AMIN-like domain-containing (lipo)protein translates to MKKVSAWLTAIIMTLGLGLLVPGAASATPSYCGLAWGSLAKSNQAMSAASVTNVRSGKYYCFDRLVIDIKGKATGYNVRYVSKVVQDGSGLPIKLRGGAFLQVTAHSPSYDSATGKATFVPASRSEVTNVSKYQTFRQVAWAGSFEGRTTLGLGVRARLPFKVFTLAGPGNGSRLVIDVAHQW, encoded by the coding sequence ATGAAAAAAGTAAGTGCCTGGCTGACAGCCATCATCATGACACTCGGGCTGGGCCTGCTGGTTCCGGGGGCCGCCTCCGCAACGCCTTCCTACTGCGGACTGGCTTGGGGCTCACTTGCCAAGTCCAACCAGGCCATGAGCGCGGCATCAGTAACCAATGTGCGCTCGGGAAAGTACTACTGCTTCGACCGCCTGGTAATCGACATCAAGGGGAAGGCAACCGGCTACAACGTCCGCTACGTCTCGAAGGTTGTACAGGACGGGTCCGGGCTGCCCATCAAGTTGAGGGGCGGCGCGTTCCTGCAGGTCACCGCCCACTCGCCCAGCTATGACAGCGCCACGGGCAAGGCCACCTTCGTGCCGGCCAGCCGCTCCGAGGTGACCAACGTTTCGAAGTACCAGACGTTCCGGCAGGTTGCCTGGGCAGGCAGCTTCGAGGGCCGCACCACCCTGGGCCTCGGTGTCCGCGCCCGGCTGCCGTTCAAGGTCTTCACCCTTGCCGGTCCCGGCAACGGATCCAGGCTCGTCATTGACGTTGCCCACCAATGGTGA